Proteins encoded together in one Lathyrus oleraceus cultivar Zhongwan6 chromosome 5, CAAS_Psat_ZW6_1.0, whole genome shotgun sequence window:
- the LOC127081649 gene encoding uncharacterized protein LOC127081649 has protein sequence MDWLPERPPNFMKRQREPSGKSKRAKKEKLGETSASRPLVPLIESPSKSLPPPSRFVNLKKISSSLPQTTPIYTQSEPSPSTTKPSDTPTPNPPSPPFQKFNLSTTTLPVSEAEMLNEPISPISSTHSYPPYYILSSDSKSSGHQSPTLDQLQARPLASQQQPEPEAITPPPEQPIPPPSEQPQTPPSEQPQTPPSETPIIPPSKNIIILTSQTPAEPPKHHHHLHPPTLNQNLPSQP, from the coding sequence ATGGACTGGCTGCCTGAGCGTCCACCCAACTTCATGAAGAGACAACGAGAACCTTCTGGGAAGTCAAAGAGGGCCAAGAAAGAAAAACTGGGGGAAACCTCTGCGTCAAGACCTCTGGTCCCTCTGATCGAATCACCAAGTAAGTCTTTGCCTCCTCCCTCTCGCTTTGTCAATTTAAAGAAAAtttcttcttctcttccccaaaccacCCCTATCTACACTCAATCTGAACCCTCACCTTCTACAACCAAACCCTCTGATACTCCAACCCCTAACCCACCATCACCTCCGTTTCAAAAATTCAACCTCTCTACCACAACCCTACCAGTTTCTGAAGCTGAAATGCTTAATGAACCTATCTCACCAATCTCCTCCACACATTCATATCCACCCTACTACATCTTATCATCTGACTCAAAATCCTCTGGCCATCAATCCCCCACACTGGATCAGCTTCAAGCTCGTCCTCTTGCCTCACAACAACAACCTGAACCAGAAGCTATCACTCCACCACCTGAACAACCAATTCCACCACCATCTGAACAACCACAAACACCACCATCTGAACAACCACAAACACCACCTTCTGAAACCCCCATCATACCACCTTCTAAAAACATTATCATCCTTACCTCTCAGACTCCCGCTGAACCACCCAAACACCACCATCATCTCCATCCCCCAACCCTGAACCAGAACCTACCTTCCCAACCCTAG
- the LOC127081648 gene encoding uncharacterized protein LOC127081648, whose amino-acid sequence MGYDDDLWDIVTIGYIPPVSDAGIAIARNKMTDDQKRAAGVYGAIHAKTIAPHLNVIIIEKGKPLSKVKISGGGRCNVTNGHCADNLILAENYPRGHKELRGSFFNAHGPEDTMSWFSSHGVELKIEDDGRAFLVSNSSSTVIDCLMSEVNQRGVSMQTKKNVTAVSVSSGGKFLLEIKQLPAGSTEHVEVDYLLIASGSNRQGYELASQLGHSIVEPMPSLFTFKIEDLRLRELSGVTFPKVKVRLKLDSLQKNIPQLTQVGPMLVTHWGLSGPAILRLSAWGARFLFSSGYKGKCTLLVFGSSKTIMELIRILPLDEGRLVVDFIPDVHVESLNTILSRHKLQFAGGSSIVLCFIVSYSTNYITINGEEVVLSTNLDSWTPEQLKLMSFGGNGRANVFFRQHGWNGGGKVEAKYTSRAAELYKQLLSKEVAKSMAEEAALSPSPAAPSQAPQKCNLMFLTRYIPWRKNTVNAILGETASI is encoded by the exons gagCAGCAGGGGTGTATGGAGCAATTCATGCCAAGACTATTGCTCCTCATCTAAATGTCATCATTATTGAGAAGGGAAAGCCTCTTTCCAAG GTGAAAATTTCAGGAGGAGGCCGGTGCAACGTGACAAACGGGCATTGTGCTGACAATTTG ATTTTGGCAGAAAACTATCCAAGAGGTCACAAAGAACTGAGAGGATCTTTCTTTAACGCGCACGGTCCTGAGGATACCATGTCTTGGTTTTCCTCTCATGGGGTGGAACTGAAG ATTGAGGATGATGGTAGAGCATTTCTTGTCAGCAACAGCTCTTCTACGGTAATTGATTGTCTCATGTCTGAAGTAAATCAAAGGGGAG TTTCTATGCAGACCAAAAAAAATGTAACTGCAGTGTCTGTTTCATCCGGTGGGAAATTTCTTCTTGAGATTAAGCAACTTCCAGCTGGTTCTACTGAACACGTCGAAGTTGATTATCTATTGATTGCTTCTGGAAGTAACCGACAG GGTTATGAACTTGCATCTCAGCTTGGCCATTCGATCGTAGAGCCAATGCCGAGCTTGTTTACATTCAAAATTGAAGACTTGCGTTTGAGGGAGTTGTCTGGG GTTACATTTCCAAAAGTTAAAGTGCGACTAAAATTGGACAGTCTCCAAAAAAATATACCTCAACTTACACAG GTCGGTCCGATGTTAGTTACCCACTGGGGACTCAGTGGACCGGCTATTCTTCGTTTGTCTGCTTGGGGTGCTCGCTTTCTGTTTAGTTCAGGTTACAAAGGTAAATGTACTCTCCTTGTGTTTGGAAGCTCTAAAACAATTATGGAATTGATACGAATTCTTCCGTTGGATGAAGGGAGACTTGTTGTGGATTTTATACCTGATGTGCATGTCGAGAGTTTAAATACAATTCTTTCCCGTCACAAGCTTCAATTTGCG GGAGGAAGTAGTATTGTACTTTGTTTTATAGTTAGTTATTCTACGAATTACATTACAATCAATGGGGAGGAAGTAGTGTT ATCTACGAACTTAGACTCATGGACTCCTGAGCAACTTAAATTGATGAGCTTTGGCGGAAATGGTAGGGCAAATGTTTTCTTTAGACAGCATGGTTGGAATGGCGGTGGTAAGGTAGAGGCGAAGTATACATCCAGAGCTGCAGAGTTGTATAAGCAGTTGCTTTCAAAAGAAGTTGCTAAAAGTATGGCTGAGGAGGCTGCCTTGTCTCCATCCCCTGCAGCTCCTTCTCAGGCTCCTCAAAAGTGCAA TTTAATGTTTTTAACAAGATACATTCCTTGGAGAAAAAACACAGTGAATGCAATTTTGGGAGAGACTGCTAGCATATAA